TTCGTCGGCCCGCGCGGTCGCCCGCGCCACCACGTTCGTGATGCCGAGCCCGTACGACAGCAGCTCCCGCTGCTCCTCGGGCAGCATCAGGCGCGGAGTGAACCCCGACAGGTGCAGGACCGGCCAGAACCGGTTCCCGGGCCGGGCGAAGTGGTGCCCGGTCGCGGCTGTCAGCAGTCCGGGGTTGATGCCGCAGAAGAGCACGGACAGGCCGCCCGCGACCACGTCGGGGACGACGTTGTCGCGGGCGGCCTGAAGCTGCTCCGGGGTGAACCGGGTCAGAGGATCGCTCCGGGGGTGTAGCCGGCGGCCTCCGGGTGCTGCTTGACGATCTCCTCGATGCGGGAGACCACGGCGGCGACCTGGCCGGCGGCGGCGCCGGTGAAGGAGAGCTTGTCCGCCATCAGGGCGTCGAGCTGCGCCCGGTCCAGCGGGATGCGCTCGTCGGCGGCCAGCTTGTCGAGCAGCTCGTTGCGCTCGGCGCCCTGCTCGCGCATGGCGAGGGCGGAGGCGACGGCGTTCTCCTTGATCGCCTCGTGGGCGACCTCACGGCCGACGCCCGCGCGGACCGCGCCCATGAGGACCTTGGTCGTGGCGAGGAACGGCAGGTAGCGGTCGAGCTCGCGGGCGACGACGGCCGGGAAGGCCCCGAACTCGTCGAGCACGGTGAGGAAGGTCTCCAGCAGACCGTCGAGCGCGAAGAACGCGTCCGGCAGTGCCACCCGGCGGACCACCGAGCAGGACACGTCGCCCTCGTTCCACTGGTCGCCCGCCAGCTCGCCGGCCATCGACGCGTAGCCGCGCAGGATGACCATCAGGCCGTTGACGCGCTCGCAGGAGCGGGTGTTCATCTTGTGCGGCATCGCGGACGAGCCGACCTGGCCGGGCTTGAAGCCCTCGGTGACCAGCTCGTGACCGGCCATCAGGCGGATCGTCTTCGCGACCGAGGACGGCGCGGCGGCCAGCTGCACCAGCGCGCTGACCACGTCGTAGTCGAGCGAGCGGGGGTAGACCTGGCCGACCGAGGTGAAGGCGTGCGCGAAGCCGAGGTGGCCGGCGATGCGCTGCTCGAGGTCGGCGAGCTTGTCGGCGTCGCCGCCGAGCAGGTCGAGCATGTCCTGGGCGGTACCGACCGGGCCCTTGATGCCGCGCAGCGGGTAGCGGCCGAGGAGGTCCTCCAGGCGGCCGTACGCGACGAGCAGCTCGTCCGCGGCGGTGGCGAAGCGCTTGCCGAGGGTGGTGGCCTGGGCGGCGACGTTGTGCGAGCGGCCGGCCATGACCAGCTCCGCGTACTCGCCGGACAGCTTGCCGAGGCGGGCGAGGACGGCGACCGTGCGGTCCCGCATCAGCTCCAGGGAGAGCCGGATCTGCAGCTGCTCGACGTTCTCGGTGAGGTCGCGCGAGGTCATGCCCTTGTGGACGTGCTCGTGGCCGGCGAGGGCGTTGAACTCCTCGATGCGGGCCTTCACGTCGTGCCGGGTGACCTTCTCGCGCTCGGCGATCGAGCCGAGGTCGACCTGGTCGAGGACGCGCTCGTAGTCGGCGAGGGCCTCGTCCGGCACCTCGATCCCGAGGTCCTTCTGGGCGCGCAGCACCGCGAGCCACAGCCGGCGCTCCAGCTTCACCTTGTGCTCGGGGGACCAGAGGACGGCGAGCTCCGCGGAGGCGTAGCGGCCGGCCAGGACATTGGGGATACGGGGCTTCG
This sequence is a window from Streptomyces sp. HUAS YS2. Protein-coding genes within it:
- the purB gene encoding adenylosuccinate lyase; protein product: MTAVTAKPRIPNVLAGRYASAELAVLWSPEHKVKLERRLWLAVLRAQKDLGIEVPDEALADYERVLDQVDLGSIAEREKVTRHDVKARIEEFNALAGHEHVHKGMTSRDLTENVEQLQIRLSLELMRDRTVAVLARLGKLSGEYAELVMAGRSHNVAAQATTLGKRFATAADELLVAYGRLEDLLGRYPLRGIKGPVGTAQDMLDLLGGDADKLADLEQRIAGHLGFAHAFTSVGQVYPRSLDYDVVSALVQLAAAPSSVAKTIRLMAGHELVTEGFKPGQVGSSAMPHKMNTRSCERVNGLMVILRGYASMAGELAGDQWNEGDVSCSVVRRVALPDAFFALDGLLETFLTVLDEFGAFPAVVARELDRYLPFLATTKVLMGAVRAGVGREVAHEAIKENAVASALAMREQGAERNELLDKLAADERIPLDRAQLDALMADKLSFTGAAAGQVAAVVSRIEEIVKQHPEAAGYTPGAIL
- the mug gene encoding G/U mismatch-specific DNA glycosylase, producing MTRFTPEQLQAARDNVVPDVVAGGLSVLFCGINPGLLTAATGHHFARPGNRFWPVLHLSGFTPRLMLPEEQRELLSYGLGITNVVARATARADELTAEEYREGGRILAEKVERLRPRWLAVVGVTAYRAAFSEPKARIGRQERMIGGTRIWALPNPSGLNAHWTAAAMAEEYGRLRAAAAED